The genomic stretch CACTCACCGCCGATGTATAGGTCCGTGTGATCGGGAAGAACTTCGCTGGCCACGTCGCGGTGTCGAGCGACGACCTCTTCAGTCTCGGCAGTATCCGTGTGCTTGGCACACATACTACATTCGTTCTCCGAGTCTCTTCATAAATATTGCCCCTCGACCGCTCGGCTTGCCGTCAGCGCTTTTTCCACGCCGACAAGAACCCGGCGCCGTGCGACAGCGAATCAAGTGGGTCGGACGGTGAGTCGTGTTCGTAGATCGCCCACGAACATCCGGCGTCTCTCACCGCCACTTCGATGGCCTTGAAGTCTACGTCGCCCGTCCCAGCCTCGACCGGCGTTCGAGTCGCGGTGACAATGTCTTTCGCGTGGACCAGATCGATGTGATCCGCGTGCCGCTCGAGGAATGTTACCGGGTCATGGCCCGCGGCCTGAACCCATCCGACGTCA from Haloferax sp. Atlit-12N encodes the following:
- a CDS encoding sugar phosphate isomerase/epimerase codes for the protein IEWCSTVGVDTVVLPYLDAAHFDSAEAVTETAALVESVAVPLKDAGFDFCYHNHDHELTSVSGEYETALDLLAAELETVDLELDVGWVQAAGHDPVTFLERHADHIDLVHAKDIVTATRTPVEAGTGDVDFKAIEVAVRDAGCSWAIYEHDSPSDPLDSLSHGAGFLSAWKKR